In Streptomyces longhuiensis, the following proteins share a genomic window:
- a CDS encoding RsmB/NOP family class I SAM-dependent RNA methyltransferase, whose amino-acid sequence MNDQPGRRPQKSGKPGTPGKQGKPYRRPQKDPVRYLAFEALRAVDERDAYANLVLPPLLRKAREKGDFDARDAALATELVYGTLRRQGTYDAIVAACIDRPLREVDPPVLDVLNMGVHQLLGTRIPTHAAVSASVELARVVLGDGRAKFVNAVLRKVAQDDLDGWVEKVAPPYDEDAEDHLAVVHSHPRWIVSALWDSLGGGRAGIEDLLEADNERPEVTLVARPGRTTADVVLDEVGEESALPGRWSPYAVRLTEGGEPGSLDPVRTGRAGVQDEGSQLVAIALANAPLEGRDEKWLDGCAGPGGKAAMLAGLASERGAALLAAEKQPHRARLVANALAGNPGPYQVIAADGTRPPWGPGTFDRVLMDVPCTGLGALRRRPEARWRRRPEDLEGFAPLQRSLLTTALDSVRVGGVVGYATCSPHLAETRAVVDDVMKHHPGAELIDARPLLPGVPALGDGPDIQLWPHLHGTDAMYLALIRRTA is encoded by the coding sequence TTGAACGACCAGCCCGGCCGGCGTCCCCAGAAGTCAGGTAAGCCCGGCACCCCCGGGAAGCAGGGAAAGCCGTACCGCCGCCCGCAGAAGGACCCGGTCCGCTACCTCGCCTTCGAGGCGCTGCGGGCCGTGGACGAGCGCGATGCGTATGCGAACCTCGTGCTCCCGCCGCTGCTGCGCAAGGCCCGCGAGAAGGGCGACTTCGACGCCCGTGACGCGGCGCTCGCCACGGAGCTGGTGTACGGGACGCTGCGTCGGCAGGGCACGTACGACGCGATCGTCGCCGCCTGTATCGACCGGCCGCTGCGGGAGGTCGACCCGCCGGTTCTCGACGTGCTGAACATGGGCGTCCACCAGCTGCTCGGCACGCGGATCCCCACGCACGCCGCCGTGTCGGCCTCCGTGGAACTGGCGCGGGTCGTGCTGGGCGACGGGCGCGCCAAGTTCGTGAACGCCGTACTCCGCAAGGTCGCGCAGGACGACCTCGACGGGTGGGTGGAGAAGGTCGCGCCCCCGTACGACGAGGACGCCGAGGACCATCTCGCGGTGGTGCATTCGCATCCGCGATGGATCGTGTCGGCGCTGTGGGATTCGCTGGGCGGTGGCCGTGCGGGCATCGAGGACCTGCTGGAGGCCGACAACGAGCGGCCCGAGGTCACGCTCGTGGCGCGGCCGGGCCGGACGACCGCGGACGTCGTCCTGGACGAGGTCGGCGAGGAGTCGGCCCTGCCGGGGCGCTGGTCGCCGTACGCCGTGCGGCTCACCGAGGGCGGTGAGCCCGGCTCGCTCGACCCCGTGCGGACCGGCCGGGCCGGTGTCCAGGACGAGGGCAGCCAGCTCGTGGCGATCGCCCTCGCGAACGCGCCCCTGGAGGGCCGGGACGAGAAGTGGCTCGACGGCTGCGCCGGACCCGGCGGCAAGGCGGCCATGCTCGCCGGGCTCGCCTCCGAGCGGGGTGCGGCCCTGCTCGCCGCCGAGAAGCAGCCCCACCGGGCCCGCCTCGTGGCGAACGCGCTCGCGGGGAACCCGGGCCCGTACCAGGTCATCGCGGCCGACGGCACCCGCCCGCCGTGGGGTCCCGGTACGTTCGACCGCGTCCTCATGGACGTGCCGTGCACCGGTCTCGGTGCGCTGCGCCGCAGGCCCGAGGCGCGCTGGCGGCGGCGCCCCGAGGACCTGGAGGGCTTCGCGCCGCTCCAGCGCTCGCTCCTGACCACCGCCCTCGACTCCGTACGGGTGGGAGGCGTCGTCGGCTACGCAACCTGCTCGCCGCACCTCGCCGAGACCCGCGCCGTCGTGGACGACGTCATGAAGCACCACCCCGGTGCCGAACTCATCGACGCGCGCCCGCTGCTGCCCGGCGTACCGGCGCTCGGGGACGGCCCCGACATCCAGCTCTGGCCGCATCTGCACGGCACGGACGCGATGTATCTGGCGCTGATCCGACGCACCGCCTGA
- the fmt gene encoding methionyl-tRNA formyltransferase — MKLVFAGTPEVAVPALDALIASDRHEVAAVVTRPDAPAGRGRRLVASPVAERAEEAGIEVLKPVKPRDEAFLARLREIAPDCCPVVAYGALLPKVALDVPARGWVNLHFSLLPAWRGAAPVQHAIMAGDEITGASTFLIEEGLDSGPIYGTVTEMVRPTDTSGDLLTRLAFAGAGLLSATMDGIEDGSLKALPQPADGITVAPKITVENAHVDWAAPALRVDRVVRGCTPAPGAWTVFRDERLKLIQAVPVPARTDLAPGELAVGKKNLYVGTGSYAVELLWVQAQGKKPMAAADWARGVRIAPGERLGGTDVG; from the coding sequence ATGAAGCTCGTCTTCGCAGGCACCCCCGAGGTCGCCGTTCCCGCTCTGGACGCCCTGATCGCCTCCGACCGTCACGAGGTCGCCGCGGTCGTCACCCGGCCGGACGCTCCCGCGGGCCGCGGTCGCAGGCTCGTCGCCAGTCCGGTCGCCGAGCGCGCGGAGGAGGCGGGGATCGAGGTCCTCAAGCCCGTGAAGCCGCGCGACGAGGCGTTCCTGGCCCGGCTGCGCGAGATCGCGCCCGACTGCTGCCCGGTCGTCGCCTACGGCGCGCTGCTGCCGAAGGTCGCCCTCGACGTCCCCGCGCGCGGCTGGGTCAACCTGCACTTCTCGTTGCTGCCCGCCTGGCGCGGCGCCGCCCCCGTGCAGCACGCGATCATGGCCGGCGACGAGATCACCGGTGCGTCCACGTTCCTGATCGAGGAGGGGCTCGACTCCGGGCCGATCTACGGGACGGTGACGGAGATGGTGCGGCCCACTGACACGAGCGGCGACCTGCTCACCCGGCTGGCGTTCGCGGGCGCCGGACTGCTCTCCGCGACCATGGACGGCATCGAGGACGGCTCCCTGAAGGCCCTGCCGCAGCCCGCCGACGGCATCACGGTCGCGCCGAAGATCACCGTCGAGAACGCACACGTCGACTGGGCGGCGCCCGCCCTGCGCGTCGACCGCGTCGTCCGCGGCTGCACGCCCGCGCCCGGTGCCTGGACCGTCTTCCGGGACGAGCGCCTCAAGCTCATCCAGGCCGTCCCCGTCCCGGCCCGCACCGATCTCGCGCCCGGTGAGCTCGCCGTCGGCAAGAAGAACCTGTACGTGGGGACCGGCTCGTACGCGGTGGAGCTGCTGTGGGTGCAGGCCCAGGGCAAGAAGCCGATGGCCGCGGCCGACTGGGCACGCGGGGTGCGGATCGCCCCGGGCGAGCGCCTGGGCGGGACCGACGTAGGCTGA